A window of Sphingomonas adhaesiva contains these coding sequences:
- a CDS encoding AAA family ATPase: MSDAAANADAIQGFLAGSVGTAIHLVAIVPDGAPAGRWFGDDVAAATIWAAERNRGGANVYWTPNAVRPGVHKKATKADVELARFAHIDVDPPKTGGEWDKAAALAEMMAVRGAEPSFVIDSGGGLQGFWRLDDGSARLNDIEAINMGLRDRFGGDACWNIDRVMRLPGTVNYPDARKRARGRAPALATIVEADAGICHDPLALAHRFPARPAREKPAEHDQAHRGSAPHLDADDLGLGEYDPIRATIDHPGGLDRSDDALACAGALLRAGFSEAQIEGVLLNPANLVSEHCLAQANPVRAAWRCIERVRGDASPARFGAPQSPNPGALDYQWFGDISPQLSGLWLIKRLLPASGLALIYGHPGSGKSFLALDFAFHVALGWEWRGRRVRRGLVVYVGAEGLAGLKNRMVAFRHHHQIAADTPVPLALVPSAIDLQAANADTPRLIELIRQAADESGYDPALIVVDTLSKTFGAGKENTDDMATYVANCGKVAEAFACCVLPVHHRPKDSDNAEPRGHGSLKGGVDTVILVEAGRVRKATVTKQKDGPEGVTELFGLLPIYLGEDEDGEDVTSCIVQPAVATVDEADPLAQAIAALPDGPKLALRQLDEATEHDGVSPPAEIPDAEIDRVLTPRVVPTGTWRERAIQAAGTDRDMDRDTGKKAFNRALKVLQTRGIVRVWGDFAWLNTIAPGHAGT, from the coding sequence ATGAGCGATGCGGCAGCGAATGCCGATGCGATCCAAGGCTTTCTGGCCGGGTCGGTCGGCACCGCCATCCATCTCGTCGCGATCGTGCCCGACGGTGCGCCGGCGGGCCGCTGGTTCGGCGATGACGTGGCGGCGGCGACCATCTGGGCGGCCGAGCGCAATCGCGGTGGCGCGAACGTCTATTGGACGCCGAACGCTGTGCGCCCTGGCGTGCACAAGAAGGCGACGAAGGCCGACGTCGAGCTGGCGCGCTTCGCCCATATCGACGTTGACCCGCCCAAGACCGGCGGCGAGTGGGACAAGGCCGCGGCGCTAGCGGAGATGATGGCGGTGCGCGGCGCCGAGCCGTCGTTCGTCATCGACAGCGGCGGCGGATTGCAGGGCTTCTGGCGCCTTGATGACGGGTCGGCCCGCCTCAACGATATCGAGGCGATCAACATGGGCCTGCGCGACCGCTTCGGCGGCGACGCCTGCTGGAACATCGATCGCGTCATGCGGCTGCCCGGCACGGTCAACTATCCAGACGCCCGGAAGCGCGCGCGGGGCAGGGCGCCTGCGCTGGCGACGATCGTCGAGGCGGATGCGGGCATCTGCCACGATCCGCTCGCGTTGGCGCACCGCTTCCCCGCGCGGCCTGCGCGAGAGAAGCCGGCGGAGCACGACCAGGCGCACCGCGGCTCCGCTCCGCACCTCGACGCCGACGACCTCGGGCTGGGCGAATACGACCCAATCCGCGCGACGATTGACCACCCGGGGGGCCTCGACCGATCGGACGACGCCTTGGCCTGCGCTGGGGCGCTGCTCCGCGCCGGGTTCAGCGAGGCGCAGATCGAGGGTGTGCTGCTCAACCCGGCCAACCTGGTGTCGGAGCATTGCCTCGCGCAGGCCAACCCCGTGCGGGCCGCCTGGCGCTGCATCGAGCGCGTGCGCGGCGATGCGTCGCCGGCCAGATTTGGCGCGCCGCAATCGCCGAACCCCGGCGCGCTCGACTATCAATGGTTCGGCGATATCAGCCCCCAATTGAGCGGGTTGTGGCTCATCAAGCGACTGTTGCCGGCGTCGGGCCTCGCGCTGATCTATGGGCACCCTGGGTCCGGCAAGAGCTTCCTGGCGCTTGATTTCGCCTTCCACGTCGCGCTTGGATGGGAGTGGCGGGGACGGCGCGTCCGTCGCGGGCTCGTCGTCTATGTAGGGGCGGAGGGCCTTGCGGGGCTGAAGAACCGTATGGTCGCGTTCCGCCACCACCATCAGATCGCCGCGGATACGCCGGTGCCGCTGGCGCTCGTTCCATCCGCGATCGACCTCCAGGCCGCCAACGCGGATACCCCTCGGCTGATCGAGCTGATCCGCCAGGCCGCGGACGAAAGCGGATACGATCCCGCTCTGATCGTCGTCGATACGCTGTCGAAAACGTTCGGCGCGGGCAAGGAGAACACAGACGACATGGCGACCTACGTCGCCAACTGCGGCAAGGTGGCCGAGGCGTTCGCCTGCTGCGTCCTGCCCGTTCATCATCGGCCCAAAGACTCCGACAACGCCGAACCCCGCGGGCACGGAAGCCTAAAGGGTGGCGTGGACACGGTGATCCTCGTGGAGGCCGGGCGCGTGCGCAAAGCCACCGTCACCAAGCAGAAGGACGGCCCGGAGGGGGTGACCGAGTTGTTTGGCCTGCTGCCCATCTACCTGGGCGAAGACGAGGACGGCGAGGACGTGACGTCGTGCATCGTCCAGCCGGCCGTCGCCACGGTCGATGAGGCCGACCCACTGGCGCAGGCGATCGCCGCTCTGCCCGATGGCCCTAAGCTAGCGCTTCGCCAGCTGGACGAGGCGACCGAGCACGATGGCGTGTCCCCGCCAGCCGAGATTCCAGATGCCGAGATCGACCGCGTCCTGACGCCTCGCGTCGTGCCCACCGGGACATGGCGTGAGCGGGCAATTCAGGCGGCCGGGACGGACCGGGACATGGACCGGGACACGGGCAAGAAGGCGTTCAATCGCGCGCTGAAGGTGCTTCAAACCCGCGGAATTGTGAGGGTTTGGGGCGACTTTGCGTGGCTGAACACGATCGCCCCGGGACACGCCGGGACATGA
- a CDS encoding helix-turn-helix transcriptional regulator: MAIDSNAPLGEADAARILGLGVSTLQKYRVSGAGPTFMKLGRAVRYDVRDLEEWKAARRVRSTSEVRTAA; encoded by the coding sequence ATGGCGATCGATAGCAATGCGCCCTTGGGGGAAGCGGACGCCGCACGCATCCTCGGCCTCGGGGTATCCACGCTGCAGAAGTACAGGGTGTCGGGTGCCGGCCCGACCTTCATGAAGCTCGGCCGCGCCGTGCGCTACGACGTGCGCGACCTGGAAGAGTGGAAGGCGGCGCGCCGCGTGCGTTCGACCAGCGAAGTTCGGACCGCCGCCTAA